From the Sphingobium sp. RAC03 genome, the window TCAACCATCGCTGGCTGGGCGGCATGCTCACCAACTGGAAGACCATTTCCGGTTCGATCAAGCGCTTGAAGACCCTTGAGGAAAAGCTGCAGGGTGACACCCACGGCCTGACCAAGAAGGAAGTGCTTCAGATGACGCGCGAGCATGAGAAGCTCGAAATGTCGCTCGGCGGCATCCGCGACATGGGCGGCATTCCCGATGTCATGTTCGTGATCGACGCGAACAAGGAAGAACTGGCGATCAAGGAAGCCAACACGCTCGGTATCCCGGTTGTTGCGATCCTTGATTCGAACGTCTCGCCCGACGGCATCGCCTTCCCGGTTCCCGCGAACGACGACGCCAGCCGCGCCATCCGCCTCTATTGCGACGCCATTGCGGCCGCTGCGACCAAGGGCAACCGTGGTGCGCAGCAGGCTTCGGGCGTCGACCTGGGCGCGATGGACGAGCCGATGGCGGAAGAGGTTGTCGCCGAAGCCTAAGAGCGTCGCGCAACTGAAAGAATGACAGGCTAGGGCGCGCTCTTTCAGAGACGCGCCCTGCCGCATATTTGAACCACACTGATTTAGGAGCCGAAACATGGCCGATATTACCGCCGCTTCCGTCAAGGAACTTCGCGACCGTTCGGGCGCGGGCATGATGGATTGCAAGAAGGCGCTCACCGAAGCCAATGGCGACATCGAAGCGGCAACCGACTGGCTGCGCGCCAAGGGTCTGGCCGCTGCGCAGAAGAAGTCGAGCCGCACCGCGGCCGAAGGTCTGGTCGGCGTTGCCGTCGCCGGGACCAAGGGTGTTGCCGTCGAAGTGAACAGCGAAACCGACTTCGTCGCCAAGAACGAACAGTTCCAGGATTTCGTTCGCACCGTCTCGACGATCGCGCTCGAAACCGGCGCTGCTGACGCCGAAGCGCTGTCGGCCGCTGCTTATCCGTCGGGCGGCACCGTCGCTGAAAAGCTGGTCGCCAACATCGCCACCATCGGCGAGAACCAGACCGTGCGCCGCGTCGGCCATGTCGAAGTGAGCCAGGGTGTCGTCGTTCCCTACGTCCACAATGCTGCGGCACCGGGCCTGGGCAAGATCGGCGTGCTGGTCGCG encodes:
- the rpsB gene encoding 30S ribosomal protein S2, encoding MAAPVVTMHQLIDAGAHFGHQTHRWNPRMKPYIFGERNGIHILDLSQTVPLFGRALDFVSGTVAAGGKVLFVGTKRQAQDPIAEAARKSGQHFVNHRWLGGMLTNWKTISGSIKRLKTLEEKLQGDTHGLTKKEVLQMTREHEKLEMSLGGIRDMGGIPDVMFVIDANKEELAIKEANTLGIPVVAILDSNVSPDGIAFPVPANDDASRAIRLYCDAIAAAATKGNRGAQQASGVDLGAMDEPMAEEVVAEA
- the tsf gene encoding translation elongation factor Ts, coding for MADITAASVKELRDRSGAGMMDCKKALTEANGDIEAATDWLRAKGLAAAQKKSSRTAAEGLVGVAVAGTKGVAVEVNSETDFVAKNEQFQDFVRTVSTIALETGAADAEALSAAAYPSGGTVAEKLVANIATIGENQTVRRVGHVEVSQGVVVPYVHNAAAPGLGKIGVLVALEGDASAEVMEPLGKQIAMHIAAAFPLALAASDIDPSLLERERAIAAEKAAESGKPAEIVAKMVDGAVAKFAKENALLSQLFVMDNKTPVADVVAKAAKDAGASISLKGYVRFQLGEGIEKEVSDFAAEVAAAAGV